A genomic segment from Desulfurispirillum indicum S5 encodes:
- a CDS encoding NAD-glutamate dehydrogenase domain-containing protein, whose amino-acid sequence MGKVVLRQNQFQNAQELLLQKREAVGALIGEALKESDDAALLISLMDVLFDNAPRKYMDFISEEQLFVQLQRFLDFLRVRKGTSINLEVFTPEEDNLDYGILHSSILFINMPDSPFILKSIYSYFESRRIAHFLTIHPIVNAERDGRGKLLSVDTRYNDPSVSKKLESFIVIQFQAIEKAAELEVFCRDLRRILSSTQLAVRDFAPMLKKVQEIELFVNTTTQIGDTERENTIEFFRWLEKENFVFLGYRQYRVLHAADRKKATLQTVEGSGLGILSEEKASKYRKPVKVASLTASQQESLFSSRYITLDKTNSLSPVYHAMRKNMDYIGIRQKISDDEFREHVFLGLYSSKYSRDAVNSIDFLRSRINRVLENKKILYKTYSYNRIYEILNYYPKEDLFFMQPSLLSKVVTDLLNIISFDKVKIIPLENLNVRGQSLLLILPAMNYSQSSLRDALDIIRDAFRVQLFEYRHFGSDTDAIKVYIYLVPDESLKEVDLSALENRIDEQTIDWTGRLLERIAFFFSDADADIEQLSFKYRNAFAENYRAENTPKEATDDISLLERLLDANADQVDIQRKDEVSAYVKIYSLAQYFLSDLIPLFQNMGLRVLEESLYTIEPSDSIPGYVHRFRVTEAGGGVENLLRNRQSVIQTTLAVLHGRVASDELNALSLQQGIDCWKIVVIRAYMEYIYQVGMKYTKLVSVKALLNHGDITADLLDTFDLKFSPVRQTSEQKRLADLEKRLLGIAEKIEAVESIAEDYVLRRFVNALECTLRTSYYKGEYQRSVLSLKIDSARVLDLPLPKPMFEIFVYSMYMSGIHLRGGKVARGGLRWSDRPDDFRTEVLGLVSTQMTKNSVIVPTGSKGGFIIRGKMLSPEQAREEADLQYRNYISALLEITDNIVKGEVVRPQNVVCYDEEDPYLVVAADKGTAHLSDVANEVSNAYDFWLGDAFASGGSYGYDHKIMGITAKGAWEAVKRHFRAMGKDIQSEPFTVVGIGDMGGDVFGNGMLLSRQIRLIAAFNHKHIFIDPDPDPAISFKERQRLFRTKGAQWTDYDTKLLSAGGGVYARTDKKITLSREASKALGTTRSVFAPDELIKTLLRAPVELLWNGGIGTYIKATHQTHADVGDKANDNLRIDAPEVRAKVIGEGGNLGMTQEARIELSMAGGMLYTDAIDNSAGVNTSDHEVNIKILLQSAMEQGKITFQQRNELLKEMEPAVEAHVLQTNYLNGCSIDLDVQLSSESMLLFQELIDALVRTGRMDAETEHIPVGEELDALQQRGLGIPAPVLSKLTSYARMDIYDTLMRSELEWNEAIEQLYRSYFPPQLLERFPEEVAAHKLKKEIACTLIANKIVNQAGCTFVYNLMSTTRSTVADVARNYITLEHLLGVDQLRQAVFALDNKKPSAVQIKMLISIENAMRRGVRWIVTKNVAEREYCAMCEDVLQQFGGIFAGLEGFLPKPYLEKLAVAIKSNEHHEHHARVADFIEKSRFIADILSICYVSVKKAESLEKVLDVYFRIKDQLHVDDFKEMVYTMPLLDVWDRMARNTLIGTITDRLEEYTMSLLADPSREIDNTGYEQIINNVREKGLKNFNPLFIALRGLT is encoded by the coding sequence ATGGGTAAAGTTGTTTTGCGACAAAATCAGTTTCAGAACGCTCAGGAGCTGCTCCTGCAAAAACGTGAAGCCGTGGGCGCGCTTATTGGTGAAGCGCTGAAAGAAAGTGACGATGCGGCCCTGCTGATCAGCCTGATGGATGTGCTGTTCGACAATGCACCCCGGAAATATATGGACTTTATCAGCGAAGAGCAGCTTTTTGTCCAGCTGCAGCGCTTTCTGGATTTTCTGCGGGTGCGCAAGGGCACGAGCATCAACCTCGAGGTCTTTACGCCCGAGGAGGATAATCTCGATTACGGGATTCTTCACTCAAGTATTCTGTTCATTAACATGCCGGATTCGCCGTTTATTCTGAAGAGCATTTACTCCTATTTCGAGTCCCGGCGTATCGCCCATTTTCTGACGATTCACCCTATTGTCAACGCGGAGCGCGATGGACGCGGGAAACTCCTGTCGGTGGATACCCGCTATAACGATCCGTCAGTGTCAAAAAAACTGGAATCATTTATTGTTATCCAGTTTCAGGCTATCGAAAAGGCAGCGGAGCTGGAGGTGTTTTGCCGCGATTTGCGCCGGATTCTCTCCAGTACTCAGTTGGCCGTGCGTGATTTTGCTCCCATGCTCAAAAAGGTCCAGGAAATTGAACTCTTTGTGAACACCACGACACAGATTGGCGATACGGAGCGAGAGAATACCATTGAGTTCTTTCGCTGGCTGGAGAAGGAGAACTTTGTCTTCCTCGGATACCGCCAGTATCGCGTACTTCACGCTGCTGATCGCAAGAAGGCAACACTGCAGACAGTGGAGGGGTCCGGACTGGGGATTCTCAGCGAGGAGAAGGCCTCAAAATACCGCAAGCCGGTGAAGGTCGCGTCACTGACCGCTTCCCAACAGGAGTCTCTGTTTTCCTCCCGTTACATCACGCTGGACAAGACCAACTCCCTGAGCCCGGTATATCACGCCATGCGCAAGAACATGGACTATATCGGTATTCGCCAGAAGATCAGCGACGATGAGTTCCGCGAGCATGTGTTCCTGGGACTCTACAGTTCCAAGTACTCCCGCGACGCAGTGAACTCCATCGACTTTTTACGCTCACGCATCAATCGCGTGCTGGAAAACAAAAAGATCCTCTACAAGACCTACAGTTACAATCGCATCTACGAGATTCTCAACTACTATCCCAAGGAAGACCTCTTTTTCATGCAGCCATCGCTGCTGAGCAAAGTGGTTACCGATTTGCTGAATATCATCTCCTTTGACAAGGTGAAGATTATTCCCCTGGAGAATCTCAACGTGCGTGGTCAGAGCCTTTTACTGATTCTGCCGGCCATGAACTACAGTCAGAGCAGTCTGCGCGACGCGCTGGATATCATCCGCGATGCCTTTCGGGTACAGCTCTTTGAGTATCGCCACTTCGGCAGCGATACCGACGCCATCAAGGTCTATATCTATCTGGTGCCTGACGAATCTCTGAAGGAAGTCGACCTCAGCGCGCTGGAAAACCGCATTGATGAGCAGACCATTGACTGGACAGGTCGCCTGCTGGAACGCATTGCCTTTTTCTTCAGCGATGCGGATGCTGATATTGAGCAATTGAGCTTCAAGTACCGCAACGCCTTTGCCGAGAATTACCGGGCGGAAAATACCCCCAAGGAGGCAACAGACGATATTTCCCTGCTGGAGCGCCTGTTGGACGCCAATGCCGATCAGGTCGACATTCAGCGCAAAGACGAGGTGTCGGCCTATGTGAAGATCTACTCCCTGGCCCAGTACTTCCTCAGTGACCTGATTCCCCTCTTTCAGAACATGGGCCTGCGCGTGCTGGAGGAGAGTCTGTACACCATTGAACCCAGTGATAGCATACCGGGCTACGTGCACCGCTTTCGCGTGACAGAAGCGGGCGGCGGGGTTGAAAACCTGCTGCGCAATCGCCAGTCAGTCATTCAGACGACCCTGGCGGTGCTGCACGGACGGGTTGCCAGTGACGAGCTGAACGCCCTGTCGCTGCAGCAGGGCATTGATTGCTGGAAGATCGTCGTCATTCGCGCCTATATGGAATATATCTATCAGGTGGGCATGAAATACACCAAGCTGGTGTCGGTCAAGGCGCTCCTGAATCATGGTGATATTACCGCTGATCTGCTGGACACCTTCGACCTGAAATTCTCGCCCGTCCGCCAGACCAGCGAGCAAAAACGCCTTGCGGATCTTGAGAAGCGCTTGCTGGGCATCGCGGAAAAGATCGAGGCCGTGGAGTCCATCGCCGAGGACTATGTGCTGCGGCGCTTTGTCAACGCCCTGGAGTGCACGCTGCGCACCTCCTACTATAAGGGCGAGTACCAGCGGAGCGTACTCTCTCTGAAGATTGATTCGGCGAGAGTACTGGACTTGCCTCTGCCGAAGCCCATGTTCGAGATTTTTGTGTACTCCATGTACATGAGCGGCATCCACCTGCGTGGTGGTAAAGTTGCCCGTGGTGGCCTGCGCTGGTCAGATCGCCCCGACGACTTCCGCACGGAAGTTCTTGGCCTGGTGAGTACGCAGATGACCAAGAACAGCGTCATTGTTCCCACGGGATCAAAGGGTGGCTTTATTATCCGCGGAAAAATGCTTTCGCCGGAACAGGCCCGCGAAGAGGCGGATCTGCAGTACCGGAACTATATCAGCGCCCTGCTGGAGATCACCGACAATATCGTGAAGGGCGAGGTGGTGCGGCCACAGAATGTGGTCTGCTACGATGAAGAGGACCCCTACCTGGTTGTGGCGGCGGACAAGGGTACGGCCCATCTTTCCGATGTGGCCAATGAAGTGAGCAACGCCTATGACTTCTGGCTTGGCGACGCCTTTGCCAGTGGCGGCAGCTACGGCTACGACCACAAGATCATGGGGATCACGGCTAAGGGAGCCTGGGAAGCTGTCAAGCGACACTTCCGCGCCATGGGTAAGGATATCCAGAGCGAGCCCTTCACCGTTGTGGGCATCGGCGATATGGGTGGCGATGTCTTTGGCAACGGCATGCTCCTCTCCCGTCAGATTCGGCTGATCGCCGCGTTCAACCACAAGCACATCTTCATCGACCCCGATCCCGATCCAGCCATCTCCTTCAAGGAGCGTCAGCGACTCTTCCGCACCAAAGGGGCCCAGTGGACCGATTACGACACTAAACTCCTCTCAGCTGGCGGTGGCGTGTACGCGCGCACCGACAAGAAGATTACCCTCTCCCGTGAGGCGTCGAAGGCCCTTGGCACAACCAGGTCTGTCTTCGCTCCCGACGAACTGATCAAGACTCTTCTGCGCGCTCCCGTGGAGCTGCTGTGGAACGGGGGGATCGGCACCTACATCAAGGCGACCCACCAGACCCATGCCGATGTGGGCGACAAGGCCAATGACAATCTGCGCATTGATGCGCCGGAAGTGCGCGCCAAGGTTATCGGAGAGGGAGGGAATCTGGGTATGACCCAGGAAGCCCGCATCGAGCTTTCCATGGCTGGTGGCATGCTCTATACCGATGCCATCGACAATTCGGCGGGGGTCAATACCTCTGACCACGAGGTCAATATCAAGATACTCCTGCAGAGTGCCATGGAACAGGGCAAGATCACTTTCCAGCAGCGCAACGAACTGCTCAAGGAGATGGAGCCGGCGGTGGAAGCCCATGTGCTGCAGACCAACTATCTCAATGGCTGCTCCATCGATCTGGATGTACAGCTGAGCTCCGAGAGCATGCTACTCTTCCAGGAGCTGATAGACGCCCTGGTCAGAACTGGCCGGATGGATGCCGAGACCGAGCATATTCCTGTGGGTGAGGAGCTGGATGCCCTGCAGCAAAGGGGGCTGGGTATACCGGCGCCCGTGCTGAGCAAACTCACCAGTTATGCCCGCATGGATATCTACGATACCCTGATGCGGTCGGAGCTGGAGTGGAATGAGGCCATTGAACAGCTCTACCGCTCCTACTTCCCTCCCCAGCTGCTGGAGCGATTCCCCGAGGAAGTCGCCGCCCATAAGCTGAAAAAGGAGATCGCCTGTACCCTGATTGCCAACAAAATTGTCAACCAGGCGGGCTGCACATTTGTCTATAATCTGATGTCGACGACGCGCAGCACGGTCGCCGATGTGGCACGCAACTATATTACCCTTGAGCACCTGCTTGGTGTTGATCAGCTGCGTCAGGCGGTATTCGCCCTGGATAACAAGAAGCCCTCCGCCGTTCAGATAAAAATGCTCATCAGCATAGAGAACGCCATGCGCCGGGGCGTGCGCTGGATTGTCACGAAGAATGTCGCGGAAAGGGAATACTGCGCCATGTGCGAGGATGTGCTGCAGCAGTTTGGCGGCATATTCGCCGGCCTGGAAGGTTTCCTGCCCAAGCCGTATCTGGAGAAACTGGCCGTGGCCATCAAGAGCAACGAGCACCATGAACACCACGCCAGGGTGGCCGATTTTATCGAGAAGAGTCGCTTTATCGCCGACATTCTCTCCATCTGCTATGTGTCGGTCAAAAAGGCGGAATCCCTGGAAAAGGTTCTGGACGTGTATTTCCGCATCAAGGATCAACTGCATGTGGATGATTTCAAGGAGATGGTTTACACTATGCCCCTGCTGGATGTGTGGGATCGCATGGCGCGCAATACGCTCATTGGCACCATTACCGATCGCCTTGAGGAATACACCATGAGCCTGCTGGCAGACCCATCCAGAGAGATTGACAACACGGGCTATGAGCAGATTATCAACAATGTACGGGAAAAAGGACTGAAGAACTTTAATCCCCTGTTTATCGCCCTGAGGGGACTCACCTAG
- a CDS encoding motility associated factor glycosyltransferase family protein codes for MPKKIRKKVPRKKQNAQRPGGAPLGDTQTWNLNVSALRKVLPALALALESPSSADDQVADGVLFEPVRTDVESITVVTGSDTLTDFLVRNQGADISKIRLLILLEDSLASLRKFLRFFDISRSLLSGSMLIVLKGAGEWNLAVELRNRCIAQPHLLALCRAVQLLGSQVRMQRSMPFFQKYLEEVRSGLYEGRIYYGNDPHDSLIGIENMFDNLDIIVENPGVNCFKGAFAGVPAFIVATGPSLDEALPHLKDAAHRGLVFACDASVRPLVEAGVDFQLVTSVERKPLISKFFATFDASRTFLCAPPLQNRHTFESFSGKKIITYRNVKHFDWIGIERGMLDIKSSVANMAYVIADYMGCDPIILVGQDLSYGDSGSTHAANFAMEDAIAIEKSRQKFAVPSNRGTPVLTHQIWYSCVKSYEVDIARSRATTINTTLRGVRIGGTTVKPLEEVIAGLTLHDHDFRNVMEAHVLEHRLLPSEAVYQQLSQRIMQGISECQRVLEACEQASGEIAPFIQGEVNALLQQQIDDIPPARVDEVYDTLLKRKQGIVESGGATYECLIMHVFQSYVLDELIREKELAFKYQAPHMAKINIIARFPQWIDECRKHTISVEKVLRRAGAQLNGMREKIQ; via the coding sequence ATGCCGAAAAAAATCCGAAAAAAAGTCCCCAGGAAAAAGCAGAACGCCCAGCGACCCGGGGGAGCTCCTTTGGGGGATACACAGACATGGAACCTGAATGTCAGCGCTCTCAGGAAAGTTCTGCCAGCTCTTGCCCTGGCGCTGGAATCTCCTTCGTCTGCGGATGATCAGGTGGCTGACGGTGTTTTATTTGAACCTGTGCGCACCGATGTTGAATCCATTACCGTGGTTACTGGCAGTGACACGCTGACAGACTTCCTGGTTCGCAACCAGGGTGCCGATATCTCGAAGATACGCCTGCTGATCCTTCTGGAAGACTCGCTGGCCTCCCTGCGCAAGTTCCTGCGGTTTTTTGACATCAGCCGCAGTCTGCTCAGCGGCTCCATGCTGATTGTGCTCAAAGGCGCAGGGGAATGGAATCTCGCCGTTGAACTGCGCAATCGCTGTATTGCCCAGCCGCACCTGCTGGCGCTTTGCCGGGCGGTACAGCTGCTGGGCTCCCAGGTGAGGATGCAGCGCAGTATGCCCTTTTTCCAGAAGTACCTGGAGGAGGTTCGCAGTGGCTTGTATGAAGGGCGTATCTACTATGGCAATGATCCCCACGACTCCCTGATCGGCATTGAAAACATGTTCGACAACCTGGATATCATTGTCGAAAACCCGGGCGTGAACTGCTTCAAGGGGGCCTTTGCCGGCGTGCCGGCCTTTATTGTCGCCACCGGGCCATCTCTCGACGAAGCGCTGCCCCATCTGAAAGACGCCGCGCATCGTGGCCTGGTCTTTGCCTGCGATGCCTCTGTGCGCCCGCTGGTCGAGGCGGGTGTTGACTTTCAGCTGGTAACATCGGTAGAGCGCAAGCCCCTTATTTCTAAATTTTTCGCGACCTTTGATGCCTCGCGCACATTCCTGTGCGCTCCGCCCCTGCAGAACCGCCACACTTTTGAAAGTTTCAGCGGAAAGAAAATTATTACCTATCGGAATGTGAAGCACTTTGACTGGATTGGCATTGAACGGGGTATGCTTGATATTAAATCATCGGTGGCTAATATGGCTTATGTGATCGCGGATTATATGGGGTGCGATCCGATTATTCTGGTGGGTCAGGACTTGAGTTATGGCGACAGTGGTTCTACCCATGCCGCGAATTTTGCCATGGAAGATGCCATTGCCATTGAAAAATCGCGGCAGAAGTTCGCGGTCCCTTCAAACCGGGGAACGCCGGTGCTGACCCATCAGATATGGTACAGCTGTGTGAAGTCCTACGAGGTGGATATTGCCCGCTCCAGGGCCACAACGATTAACACGACCCTGCGCGGTGTGCGCATAGGCGGAACGACGGTGAAACCACTTGAGGAAGTTATAGCCGGGCTTACACTTCATGATCATGACTTCCGCAATGTCATGGAGGCGCATGTGCTGGAGCATCGGCTTCTTCCCAGTGAAGCGGTATACCAGCAGCTTTCCCAGCGCATTATGCAAGGAATTTCTGAGTGCCAGCGTGTTCTTGAGGCCTGCGAACAGGCGTCCGGTGAAATAGCGCCATTTATCCAGGGTGAAGTCAATGCCCTTTTGCAGCAGCAGATCGACGATATTCCTCCTGCGCGGGTGGATGAGGTGTACGACACGCTGCTGAAACGTAAACAGGGGATTGTTGAAAGTGGCGGCGCGACCTACGAGTGCCTGATTATGCATGTATTTCAATCCTATGTGCTGGATGAACTTATCCGTGAAAAGGAATTGGCTTTCAAGTATCAGGCGCCACATATGGCGAAGATTAACATTATTGCGAGATTTCCACAGTGGATTGATGAATGCAGAAAACACACGATTTCGGTGGAAAAGGTTTTGCGGAGAGCTGGAGCTCAACTGAATGGCATGCGGGAGAAAATTCAGTAG
- the glnD gene encoding [protein-PII] uridylyltransferase, with translation MMYRIHADLRNRLDFLLENRLRKLNQDPNYCGASLPNQELMRRSAVVEIFRKFYHFSFHQMRTLHDSGVSADYTVTFHTVLVDVCVQKMWEVVERECERRADGCNVPAIIAVGGYGRGELNPFSDIDLLIVSTHAIDSTVDTLANNLLYMSWDVGLKISHSVRSIDECLQWMSDITVKTALLEARFICGSSAAWEQFDGQVLYRIFHRQTDSFIYQKINEQKQRLEKQSSSLYLLEPNVKEGVGGLRDIHTCVWIARVRYGGMSMAHLEEKLEFGDLKKAREFLWRVRNELHFIANRSQDILTFENQQQISRKFGYRDERSRKRLAVELFMHDYYKCTRRIQAATEQIIYRCTPQKFRRKIFGELLVRALPDGFIQKGNEIAIPARDDFFREDPLRILKLFSLAQRKSLHIPPDAKQTIQKNLGFLTPKLRSSLSANGIFRSILKYTANVSRTLRQMHQCGVLGKWLPEFGTLDCLVQFDRYHVYTTDKHTLKAVEFMELLYQQGCLGNKEIFCRAIAHARKRDLLYMAILLHDVGKGKGGDHSNKGAILAGPVCQRMGFSEAETELIQFLIRHHVLMANISQRRDIADPRTVEIFCGEVDSMEKLANLYLLTCCDIRAVGPKVWTDWKGQLLESLFEAAEHYLRTGQTEKYNVQAVRRMRQHLLEKGVDPFTLQLFDDEYLLLFNDEDILLHSRLIARLRDSAQPLLVSHRVSPETQTADIFITGYDLPGIFSNIAGAILVNELEIISCRVQTFQNGMIFDVFTVYYRDSMLGASVSYWKEVIGYIQNVLLGKRQLELSRSWTRRKTLKKDFSRVFVHNDQSEKYTVVEVFTRDKPGLLYDLTRLLYTLGLTIHSASITTNVEQVVDVFYVSDLKGNKVLSEERIEGIKEQVGGLL, from the coding sequence ATGATGTACCGCATTCACGCTGATCTGCGGAATCGGCTTGACTTTCTGCTGGAAAATCGCCTGCGTAAACTGAATCAGGACCCGAACTACTGCGGCGCTTCGCTCCCCAATCAGGAGTTGATGCGCCGCAGCGCCGTTGTGGAAATTTTCCGCAAATTCTACCATTTCAGCTTCCACCAGATGCGCACGCTCCATGACAGCGGTGTGTCGGCAGATTACACTGTGACCTTCCATACGGTGCTGGTGGATGTGTGTGTGCAGAAGATGTGGGAGGTGGTGGAGCGCGAATGCGAGCGGCGCGCCGATGGCTGCAATGTGCCGGCAATTATCGCCGTGGGAGGGTATGGCCGTGGCGAGCTGAACCCCTTCAGCGACATTGATCTTCTGATCGTCAGCACCCACGCCATCGACAGCACGGTGGACACCCTGGCCAACAACCTGCTGTACATGAGCTGGGACGTAGGCCTGAAAATATCCCATTCGGTGCGCAGCATTGACGAGTGCCTGCAGTGGATGAGCGACATCACCGTGAAAACGGCTTTGCTGGAAGCGCGCTTTATCTGCGGTTCCAGCGCCGCATGGGAGCAGTTCGACGGCCAGGTGCTCTACCGCATCTTTCATCGCCAGACGGACAGCTTTATCTACCAGAAGATCAATGAACAGAAGCAGCGCCTGGAAAAACAGTCCAGCAGCCTTTACCTGTTGGAGCCCAACGTCAAGGAGGGCGTCGGCGGGCTGCGCGATATTCATACCTGCGTCTGGATCGCACGGGTGCGCTATGGGGGCATGAGCATGGCGCACCTGGAGGAGAAGCTGGAGTTCGGCGATCTGAAGAAAGCCCGAGAGTTCCTCTGGCGTGTGCGCAACGAGCTTCACTTCATTGCCAACCGCTCCCAGGACATCCTGACCTTTGAGAACCAGCAGCAGATTTCCCGCAAGTTCGGCTACCGCGACGAGCGCAGCCGCAAGCGACTGGCCGTGGAGCTCTTTATGCACGACTACTACAAGTGCACCCGACGTATCCAGGCCGCGACCGAGCAGATTATCTACCGGTGTACACCCCAGAAGTTCCGGCGCAAGATTTTTGGCGAGTTGCTGGTGCGGGCGCTGCCCGACGGTTTTATCCAAAAGGGCAATGAAATTGCCATACCGGCCCGGGATGATTTTTTTCGGGAAGATCCGTTGCGCATCCTGAAGCTCTTTTCTCTGGCCCAGCGCAAGAGCCTCCACATTCCCCCGGATGCCAAGCAGACGATCCAGAAGAATCTTGGCTTCCTCACGCCAAAACTGCGGAGCTCACTCTCCGCCAATGGCATTTTTCGCTCAATCCTGAAATACACCGCCAATGTCTCCCGAACCCTGCGCCAGATGCATCAGTGCGGGGTGCTGGGGAAATGGCTGCCGGAATTCGGCACCCTTGACTGCCTGGTACAGTTCGATCGCTACCATGTGTACACCACCGACAAACATACCCTGAAAGCAGTGGAATTTATGGAACTGCTCTATCAGCAGGGCTGCCTTGGCAACAAGGAGATCTTCTGCCGGGCTATTGCCCATGCCCGCAAGCGGGATCTGCTCTATATGGCCATACTGCTCCACGATGTGGGCAAGGGCAAGGGTGGTGACCACAGCAACAAAGGGGCGATCCTGGCGGGTCCGGTCTGTCAGCGCATGGGCTTCAGTGAGGCGGAGACGGAGTTGATCCAGTTTCTGATTCGGCATCATGTGCTGATGGCAAATATATCCCAGCGTCGCGATATCGCAGATCCGCGTACGGTTGAGATCTTCTGCGGGGAAGTTGACTCCATGGAGAAGCTCGCGAACCTCTACCTGCTGACCTGCTGCGATATCCGTGCCGTTGGGCCGAAGGTGTGGACTGACTGGAAAGGACAGCTGCTGGAGTCACTTTTTGAAGCAGCGGAGCATTACCTGCGTACTGGCCAGACCGAGAAATACAATGTGCAGGCGGTGCGCAGAATGCGCCAGCACCTGCTGGAAAAAGGCGTTGACCCCTTCACGCTCCAGCTCTTTGATGATGAATACCTGCTGCTCTTCAACGATGAAGATATCCTGCTGCATTCCCGACTGATCGCTCGTCTGCGTGACAGTGCCCAGCCGCTGCTGGTGTCCCACCGTGTCAGTCCTGAGACGCAGACGGCGGATATCTTCATCACGGGCTATGATCTGCCGGGAATCTTCAGTAACATCGCCGGCGCCATTCTCGTCAATGAACTTGAGATCATTTCCTGCCGGGTCCAGACATTTCAAAATGGTATGATTTTCGATGTCTTCACGGTATACTATCGCGACAGCATGCTCGGGGCCAGTGTCAGTTACTGGAAGGAAGTCATTGGCTATATCCAGAACGTGCTGCTGGGGAAACGTCAGCTGGAGCTTTCCCGTTCATGGACACGGCGCAAGACCCTTAAAAAGGATTTTTCCCGGGTCTTTGTGCATAATGACCAGTCGGAAAAATACACCGTGGTGGAAGTGTTCACCAGGGACAAACCTGGGCTGCTCTACGACCTGACGCGGCTTCTCTACACATTGGGGCTGACCATACATTCGGCCAGTATCACCACGAATGTGGAGCAGGTTGTTGATGTATTCTACGTCAGTGACCTGAAGGGGAATAAGGTTCTGTCTGAAGAGCGTATCGAAGGTATCAAGGAACAGGTAGGCGGATTGCTATGA
- a CDS encoding ATP-binding protein: MGIRHTTEGMTLQRLRWCTGIAIILWITVLLLSLAWNIQSQKRQTLALAQKEAVASMERDIAVRNWLAKRGGIYIHADKGIAPNEFLQHPQRDLAVNGIALTMVNPAYFLRTLMEDPILQSSVRSRIVSTTPIRPENTADSWESYALEQFHRGEPVAFQLVREEGGRHLRGMQPLITSDSCMNCHTEQAFEPGNVGGGISIILDMAPFLAAQNRNISLIALSHVILGSLGLLGITFMYRHSASGLRQVEHAITTLRNNEEQLEKRVEDETRQRRKNEELLVHQSRMATMGKMIAVIGHQWKQPLNVLAILVQDLPEAFRHGEVNQQYLDTAATQAMEQIDFMASTIDDFRNFFDPGKQMETFSVNGAISLALKLIQAQLTHNNIQANLDSQCECSARGHKNEFQQVILNVLVNARDAIYERRCQNPDHHGLAGIIDIRVSCDDGTASVQICDNGTGIAADIAERIFDPYFSTKPGEGSGIGLWMAKSIMEESMGGSIRLEPDRQEGACFTLCFPVV; encoded by the coding sequence ATGGGAATCAGGCATACTACCGAAGGAATGACCTTGCAACGCCTGCGCTGGTGTACCGGAATAGCCATTATCCTCTGGATCACCGTGCTCCTGCTGTCACTGGCATGGAATATCCAGAGTCAGAAGCGACAGACACTGGCGCTGGCGCAAAAGGAAGCCGTGGCCAGCATGGAGCGCGACATAGCCGTACGCAATTGGCTGGCCAAGCGCGGTGGAATTTACATTCACGCAGATAAGGGCATCGCCCCGAATGAGTTCCTGCAACATCCGCAGCGAGATCTCGCCGTCAACGGGATTGCTTTAACCATGGTCAATCCCGCCTACTTCCTGCGCACCCTCATGGAAGACCCCATCCTGCAGAGCAGCGTGCGCAGCCGTATTGTCAGCACAACCCCTATCAGGCCGGAAAACACTGCTGACTCCTGGGAAAGCTACGCCCTGGAGCAGTTCCACCGCGGTGAACCAGTGGCATTTCAGCTCGTACGCGAGGAGGGGGGCAGACACCTGCGAGGCATGCAGCCCCTCATCACCAGCGATTCCTGCATGAACTGCCACACCGAGCAGGCATTTGAGCCGGGCAATGTTGGTGGAGGCATCAGCATCATCCTCGACATGGCACCCTTTCTTGCGGCCCAAAACCGCAATATCAGCCTGATCGCACTCTCACACGTCATACTCGGCAGCCTTGGCCTTTTGGGTATCACCTTCATGTATCGCCACAGCGCCAGTGGCTTGCGACAGGTTGAACACGCCATCACCACCCTGCGCAACAATGAGGAACAGCTTGAAAAACGCGTGGAAGACGAAACGCGACAGCGGCGTAAAAATGAAGAGCTGCTGGTGCACCAGTCGCGTATGGCCACCATGGGGAAAATGATCGCCGTTATCGGACATCAGTGGAAACAGCCGCTCAATGTGCTGGCAATCCTCGTTCAGGATCTTCCTGAAGCATTCAGACACGGGGAAGTAAACCAGCAGTACCTGGATACCGCCGCCACCCAGGCCATGGAACAGATTGATTTTATGGCCAGTACCATCGACGACTTCCGTAATTTTTTTGATCCAGGCAAGCAGATGGAAACCTTCAGCGTCAATGGCGCCATCTCCCTTGCCCTGAAACTCATCCAGGCCCAGTTGACGCACAATAACATTCAGGCGAATCTCGACAGCCAGTGCGAGTGCTCAGCCAGGGGGCACAAAAACGAGTTTCAACAAGTCATACTGAACGTGCTGGTCAATGCCCGCGATGCCATTTACGAAAGGCGCTGCCAGAACCCGGATCACCACGGACTCGCCGGAATCATCGACATTCGCGTCAGCTGTGATGATGGCACTGCCAGTGTGCAGATTTGTGACAATGGTACAGGTATCGCCGCAGACATCGCAGAGAGGATCTTCGATCCATACTTCTCCACAAAGCCGGGTGAGGGCTCAGGTATTGGCCTGTGGATGGCAAAGAGTATCATGGAAGAGAGCATGGGCGGCTCCATCAGGCTCGAACCAGACAGACAGGAAGGCGCCTGCTTCACCCTGTGCTTTCCAGTTGTGTAA